The Plectropomus leopardus isolate mb chromosome 2, YSFRI_Pleo_2.0, whole genome shotgun sequence genome has a window encoding:
- the thoc7 gene encoding THO complex subunit 7 homolog, with product MGAVTDDEVIRKRLLIDGDGAGDDRRINVLLKSFTKWCNSPGTPEEGFTQHQRMMGTLAQCEFSMGKTLMVYDMNLREMENYEKIYSHIEQNITSAHEKIAECKKEIQRAKRIRKNRQEYDALAKVIQQHPDRHETLKQLEALDKELQQLSHIKENVDAKLELRKKQFHVLLSTIQELQQTLENDEKSDNDDNNQESPAENGE from the exons ATGGGTGCTGTTACAGATG ATGAAGTTATTCGGAAACGTCTTCTTATTGACGGGGACGGAGCGGGAGATGACCGCCGCATCAACGTGCTGCTCAAGAGTTTCACCAAATGGTGCAACTCGCCTGGGACTCCGGAGGAAGG GTTTACGCAGCATCAGAGGATGATGGGCACGCTGGCCCAGTGTGAGTTCTCCATGGGGAAGACGTTGATGGTTTATGACATGAATCTGCGAGAGATGGAGAATTATGAGAAAATCTACAGTCATATAG aacaaaacatcacatctgcACATGAAAAGATAGcagaatgcaaaaaagaaatacagaggGCAAAGAGAATACGGAAAAATCGCCAAG AGTATGATGCTTTAGCTAAGGTTATCCAGCAACACCCAGACCGACATGAAACACTAAA GCAGTTGGAGGCGCTTGACAAAGAACTCCAGCAACTGTCTCACATCAAGGAGAACGTAGATGCAAAG TTGGAGTTAAGGAAGAAGCAGTTCCACGTGCTACTCAGCACCATACAGGAACTACAGCAGACACTTGAGA aCGATGAGAAATCAGACAATGACGATAACAACCAGGAGAGCCCTGCAGAGAATGGTGAATGA